The following are from one region of the Silene latifolia isolate original U9 population chromosome 9, ASM4854445v1, whole genome shotgun sequence genome:
- the LOC141602393 gene encoding lipid phosphate phosphatase 2-like isoform X1, whose protein sequence is MTESEVRAYTIRSHGAPLAKTHLHDWLILLLLIGIEVGLNLITPFYRFVGKDMMEDLKYPFHPNTIPVWSVPIYAVLLPILIFVIRYLKRKDVHDLHHAVLGLLYAVLITGVITDAIKDGVGRPRPNFFYRCFPEGMDQFYDNLGNVVCNGDPNDIKEGHKSFPSGHTSWSFAGLGFLSLYLAAKIQVFDRRGHVGKLCVVFLPLLAAALVGVSRVDDYWHHWTDVFTGGLIGLTISFFCYLQFFPAPHRTKGWGPYSYFTALERESSIQMNGHSEIHNEDMVSRSPQHFASARSTRSEDHSIIIE, encoded by the exons ATGACTGAGTCCGAGGTTCGGGCATATACAATACGGTCTCACGGAGCGCCATTAGCGAAAACCCACCTGCATGATTGGCTTATACTGTTACTTCTAATTGGCATAGAAGTTGGCTTGAACCTGATAACCCCGTTTTACCGGTTTGTCGGAAAAGATATGATGGAGGATCTTAAGTATCCTTTCCATCCAAACACAATACCAGTTTGGAGTGTTCCT ATATACGCTGTTCTGTTGCCAATTTTAATTTTTGTCATCCGCTATCTTAAGAGAAAAGACGTTCATGATCTACACCATGCTGTCCTTG GCCTTTTATACGCAGTACTCATTACTGGCGTTATCACAGACGCGATAAAAGATGGAGTAGGCCGGCCTAGGCCAAACTTCTTTTACCGCTGCTTTCCTGAAGGCATGGAT CAGTTTTATGATAATCTGGGCAATGTAGTATGCAATGGCGATCCTAACGACATAAAGGAAGGACATAAAAGTTTCCCAAGTGGCCACACTTCAT GGTCATTTGCAGGTCTGGGATTTCTGTCATTGTATTTAGCGGCGAAAATCCAAGTATTTGACCGCAGGGGACATGTAGGCAAATTATGTGTGGTGTTCCTACCTCTGCTGGCAGCAGCTCTGGTCGGTGTTTCTCGTGTCGATGATTATTGGCACCATTGGACTGATGTCTTCACCGGAGGATTGatag GTCTTACTATAAGTTTCTTCTGCTATCTTCAGTTTTTCCCTGCTCCACATCGCACCAAAG GTTGGGGACCTTACTCATACTTCACAGCATTAGAAAGGGAATCGTCAATACAAATGAATGGTCACAGTGAAATTCATAACGAAGACATGGTTAGCCGTAGCCCACAGCATTTCGCATCAGCGCGTTCGACTAGATCGGAGGATCATAGTATCATCATTGAGTGA
- the LOC141602393 gene encoding lipid phosphate phosphatase 2-like isoform X2, with amino-acid sequence MTESEVRAYTIRSHGAPLAKTHLHDWLILLLLIGIEVGLNLITPFYRFVGKDMMEDLKYPFHPNTIPVWSVPIYAVLLPILIFVIRYLKRKDVHDLHHAVLGLLYAVLITGVITDAIKDGVGRPRPNFFYRCFPEGMDFYDNLGNVVCNGDPNDIKEGHKSFPSGHTSWSFAGLGFLSLYLAAKIQVFDRRGHVGKLCVVFLPLLAAALVGVSRVDDYWHHWTDVFTGGLIGLTISFFCYLQFFPAPHRTKGWGPYSYFTALERESSIQMNGHSEIHNEDMVSRSPQHFASARSTRSEDHSIIIE; translated from the exons ATGACTGAGTCCGAGGTTCGGGCATATACAATACGGTCTCACGGAGCGCCATTAGCGAAAACCCACCTGCATGATTGGCTTATACTGTTACTTCTAATTGGCATAGAAGTTGGCTTGAACCTGATAACCCCGTTTTACCGGTTTGTCGGAAAAGATATGATGGAGGATCTTAAGTATCCTTTCCATCCAAACACAATACCAGTTTGGAGTGTTCCT ATATACGCTGTTCTGTTGCCAATTTTAATTTTTGTCATCCGCTATCTTAAGAGAAAAGACGTTCATGATCTACACCATGCTGTCCTTG GCCTTTTATACGCAGTACTCATTACTGGCGTTATCACAGACGCGATAAAAGATGGAGTAGGCCGGCCTAGGCCAAACTTCTTTTACCGCTGCTTTCCTGAAGGCATGGAT TTTTATGATAATCTGGGCAATGTAGTATGCAATGGCGATCCTAACGACATAAAGGAAGGACATAAAAGTTTCCCAAGTGGCCACACTTCAT GGTCATTTGCAGGTCTGGGATTTCTGTCATTGTATTTAGCGGCGAAAATCCAAGTATTTGACCGCAGGGGACATGTAGGCAAATTATGTGTGGTGTTCCTACCTCTGCTGGCAGCAGCTCTGGTCGGTGTTTCTCGTGTCGATGATTATTGGCACCATTGGACTGATGTCTTCACCGGAGGATTGatag GTCTTACTATAAGTTTCTTCTGCTATCTTCAGTTTTTCCCTGCTCCACATCGCACCAAAG GTTGGGGACCTTACTCATACTTCACAGCATTAGAAAGGGAATCGTCAATACAAATGAATGGTCACAGTGAAATTCATAACGAAGACATGGTTAGCCGTAGCCCACAGCATTTCGCATCAGCGCGTTCGACTAGATCGGAGGATCATAGTATCATCATTGAGTGA